A region from the Janthinobacterium agaricidamnosum genome encodes:
- a CDS encoding DUF3016 domain-containing protein encodes MRISTMTKTWIAALALAAGSSAWAGVQVTFEKPDDYSDVPFSSRDREQVLAGLADHFSWLGKSLPPGQDLRIEITDVDLAGREDPARRGAFDVRVMTGRADWPRLRLRYTLEQHGKVIASGNAYLSDMSYLQHINRYSSNDALRYEKRMIDECSRIPSASSPRAAAVPS; translated from the coding sequence ATGCGTATTTCCACGATGACGAAAACATGGATAGCCGCCTTGGCGCTGGCTGCGGGCAGCAGTGCCTGGGCGGGCGTCCAGGTGACGTTCGAAAAACCCGACGACTATTCTGACGTGCCGTTCAGCTCGCGCGACAGGGAGCAGGTGCTGGCGGGCCTGGCGGATCACTTCAGCTGGTTGGGCAAGAGCTTGCCCCCCGGTCAGGACCTCAGGATCGAAATCACCGATGTCGACCTGGCGGGACGCGAAGACCCGGCCCGCCGCGGCGCCTTCGATGTGCGCGTGATGACGGGCCGTGCTGACTGGCCGCGCCTGCGTTTGCGCTATACGCTCGAGCAGCATGGCAAAGTCATTGCCAGCGGCAACGCTTATCTGTCGGATATGTCCTATTTGCAACATATCAACCGTTATTCCAGCAACGATGCCTTGCGCTATGAAAAGCGCATGATCGACGAGTGTTCAAGAATACCTTCGGCGTCAAGCCCCAGGGCCGCAGCAGTCCCGTCCTGA
- a CDS encoding GAF domain-containing sensor histidine kinase, with the protein MESRLSRLEAVQTVLLEIGQRSSTCSDISEFLQAVHAALGRIMYAANFYVALSDRDDGLVRFPYFVDEFDAAPDPDEGVRLASAAQSPTAWVIVNRKQLVMTADDDAMRAIGGGAWGGGTAAEHWIGCPLLDQQHQVLGAIVIQSYDAQHRFSLEDQALFALIATHVSSALQGMQSMDRLEKAVQERTALLAHEVAERRRAENLQHALYEIANLSAQAADATTLYARLHAIISELVTAKNFLIALYHPDNKDITIPYFVDEKDAQAPVKRFHYGIGMSSYVLARRQACLLDADSYSALVASGEMDEPLGNVGIASWMGAPMLLGERKYGVIIVQSYDESVVYGQAELDVLAFMASHVAVAMARIQADSAMRQAKEALEEQNAALNSALSALQEAQSELVRQEKLASLGRLVAGVAHEINTPLGICVTATSHLVQELKLTREDLDGGQLDEDGLRQFFDIIDQTLRIMTTNTQRAAALVRSFKQVAVDQSSDELRSFNLRKYLDEILLSLQPKLKGKPVKVEIDCAPEVQLRSYPGAVSQIVTNMVVNSLVHGFAEGEPGRIKISARTAGDMLELDYSDDGMGMDSATLGQLFDPFFTTKRGSGGSGLGAHILYNLVTGPLGGTVKVVSAPGMGLHYKIRFPLEPRRSD; encoded by the coding sequence ATGGAAAGCCGTCTCAGCCGCCTGGAAGCCGTTCAAACCGTGTTGCTGGAAATCGGGCAGCGCTCGAGCACCTGCAGCGATATCAGCGAATTCCTGCAGGCGGTGCATGCGGCGCTGGGACGCATCATGTATGCGGCCAACTTTTACGTGGCGCTCAGCGACCGCGACGACGGCCTCGTGCGCTTTCCCTACTTTGTCGACGAATTCGACGCCGCGCCCGATCCGGACGAGGGCGTGCGCCTGGCCAGCGCCGCGCAGTCGCCCACGGCCTGGGTCATCGTCAACCGCAAGCAGCTGGTGATGACGGCCGACGACGACGCCATGCGCGCCATCGGCGGCGGCGCATGGGGCGGCGGCACGGCGGCCGAGCACTGGATCGGCTGCCCGCTGCTGGACCAGCAGCACCAGGTGCTCGGTGCCATCGTCATCCAGAGCTACGACGCCCAGCACCGTTTCAGCCTGGAAGACCAGGCCCTGTTCGCGCTGATCGCCACGCACGTGTCGAGCGCCCTGCAAGGCATGCAAAGCATGGACCGGCTGGAAAAGGCGGTGCAGGAGCGCACGGCCCTGCTGGCGCACGAGGTGGCCGAGCGCCGGCGCGCGGAAAACCTGCAGCATGCGCTGTATGAAATCGCCAACCTGTCGGCGCAGGCGGCCGACGCGACGACCCTGTATGCGCGCCTGCACGCCATCATCAGCGAACTGGTGACGGCAAAGAATTTCCTCATCGCCCTGTACCACCCGGACAACAAGGACATCACGATCCCGTATTTCGTCGACGAGAAAGATGCGCAGGCGCCCGTAAAACGCTTTCATTACGGCATCGGCATGAGTTCCTATGTGCTGGCGCGCCGGCAGGCGTGCCTGCTCGATGCGGACAGCTATTCGGCGCTGGTGGCCAGCGGCGAGATGGACGAGCCGCTGGGCAATGTGGGCATCGCCAGCTGGATGGGCGCGCCCATGCTGCTGGGCGAGAGAAAGTATGGCGTGATCATCGTGCAAAGCTACGACGAATCCGTCGTGTATGGGCAGGCGGAACTGGACGTGCTGGCCTTCATGGCCAGCCATGTGGCCGTGGCGATGGCCCGCATCCAGGCCGACAGCGCCATGCGCCAGGCCAAGGAAGCGCTGGAAGAGCAGAATGCGGCCCTGAACAGCGCCTTGAGCGCCTTGCAGGAAGCGCAGTCGGAACTGGTGCGCCAGGAAAAGCTGGCATCCCTGGGACGCCTGGTGGCGGGCGTGGCGCATGAAATCAATACGCCGCTGGGCATCTGCGTGACGGCCACCAGCCACCTGGTGCAGGAATTGAAGCTCACGCGCGAAGACCTGGACGGCGGCCAGCTCGATGAAGACGGCTTGCGGCAATTTTTCGACATCATTGACCAGACCTTGCGCATCATGACGACGAACACGCAGCGCGCCGCGGCGCTGGTGCGCAGCTTCAAGCAGGTGGCCGTGGACCAGTCCTCGGATGAGCTGCGCAGCTTTAACTTGCGCAAATACCTCGATGAAATCCTGCTGTCCTTGCAACCCAAGCTCAAGGGCAAGCCGGTCAAGGTGGAGATCGACTGCGCGCCCGAGGTGCAACTGCGCAGCTATCCGGGCGCCGTCTCGCAGATCGTCACGAACATGGTGGTCAATTCACTGGTGCACGGCTTTGCGGAAGGCGAGCCGGGCAGGATCAAGATCAGTGCCAGGACGGCTGGCGACATGCTGGAACTCGACTACAGCGACGACGGCATGGGCATGGACAGCGCCACCCTGGGCCAGTTGTTCGATCCCTTCTTCACGACCAAGCGGGGCTCGGGCGGCAGCGGCCTCGGTGCGCACATCCTGTACAACCTGGTGACGGGGCCGCTGGGCGGGACGGTGAAGGTGGTCAGTGCGCCGGGGATGGGGTTGCATTACAAGATACGCTTTCCGCTGGAGCCACGTAGGTCGGATTAG
- a CDS encoding C13 family peptidase has product MTATLRASLRPYTLAGLLAFAALGMPPLCAAPAKAPAAETADGGRYFGPLVAGKMHGQGRLEYASGAFYEGGFARGVFSGQGKLRQASGVEYTGAFRQGAFDGIGRYTSPKGEIYAGSFVNGSFEGQGRFQGADGATFEGHFKHWRPHGAGKLTDTDGTVFEGEFVQGQVQGKAKVTTSDGIHYEGELKDWKFEGTGVLRTADGDEYRGGFKNGQFDGKGVLRYAVAQADGRREDSGNWTEGQLDDPAADKLTRDNIELALYNQRTLLDGALARIAPRDAAKKINLYLLGVAGDGAQEVFHRETAFVQRQFDRDYGTVGRSLMLVNSRNTVAQQPMATRTSIAASLDALGAKMDKANDILFLFLTSHGSPEHELALAQNGMDLHGLPAQELAGMLKHSGIRWKVIVISACYAGGFIAPLKDDNTLIITAARSDRTSFGCDDQNDFTYFSEAYFKEALPKSAGFAEAFDKAKVLVQAREAADFLEGGMEAEEHSEPQLFQGKAIAAQLKAWRAQPR; this is encoded by the coding sequence ATGACTGCCACGCTACGCGCCTCGCTTCGCCCCTACACCCTCGCCGGCCTGCTGGCCTTTGCCGCGCTGGGCATGCCGCCATTGTGCGCCGCGCCAGCCAAGGCGCCGGCGGCGGAAACGGCCGATGGCGGACGCTATTTCGGTCCCCTCGTCGCGGGCAAGATGCACGGCCAGGGCCGGCTCGAATACGCGAGCGGCGCGTTTTACGAAGGGGGCTTCGCGCGCGGCGTGTTTTCCGGCCAGGGCAAGCTGCGCCAGGCGTCCGGCGTCGAATACACGGGCGCCTTCCGCCAGGGCGCCTTCGACGGCATCGGCCGCTACACCTCGCCCAAGGGTGAAATCTATGCGGGCAGCTTCGTCAACGGCAGCTTCGAGGGGCAAGGCCGCTTCCAGGGCGCCGACGGCGCCACCTTCGAGGGCCATTTCAAGCACTGGCGCCCGCACGGCGCCGGCAAGCTGACCGACACGGACGGCACCGTCTTCGAAGGCGAATTCGTCCAGGGACAGGTGCAGGGCAAGGCGAAGGTCACCACCAGCGACGGCATCCACTATGAAGGCGAGCTGAAAGACTGGAAATTCGAGGGTACAGGCGTGCTGCGCACGGCCGACGGCGACGAATACCGGGGCGGCTTCAAGAATGGCCAGTTCGACGGCAAGGGCGTGCTGCGCTACGCCGTGGCGCAGGCGGACGGCCGCCGCGAAGACAGCGGCAACTGGACGGAAGGCCAGCTGGACGACCCGGCCGCAGACAAGCTCACGCGCGACAATATCGAGCTGGCCCTGTACAACCAGCGCACCCTGCTCGACGGCGCCCTGGCCCGGATCGCGCCGCGCGATGCGGCAAAAAAGATCAACCTGTACCTGCTGGGCGTGGCTGGCGATGGCGCGCAGGAAGTGTTTCACCGCGAAACGGCCTTCGTGCAGCGCCAGTTCGACCGCGATTACGGCACCGTGGGCCGCTCCCTGATGCTGGTCAACAGCCGCAACACGGTGGCGCAGCAGCCGATGGCCACGCGCACCAGCATCGCCGCCAGCCTCGACGCCCTGGGCGCGAAGATGGACAAGGCCAACGACATCCTGTTTTTATTCCTCACCAGCCACGGCTCGCCCGAGCACGAACTGGCGCTGGCGCAAAACGGCATGGATTTGCACGGCCTGCCCGCGCAGGAACTGGCGGGCATGCTCAAGCACAGCGGCATCCGCTGGAAAGTCATCGTGATCTCGGCCTGCTATGCGGGCGGCTTCATTGCGCCATTAAAAGATGACAATACCCTCATCATCACGGCCGCGCGCAGCGACCGCACCTCGTTCGGCTGCGACGACCAGAACGATTTTACTTACTTCAGCGAAGCGTATTTCAAGGAAGCATTGCCCAAGAGCGCAGGCTTTGCCGAGGCGTTCGACAAGGCCAAGGTGCTGGTGCAGGCGCGCGAGGCGGCCGATTTCCTCGAAGGCGGCATGGAGGCGGAAGAGCATTCCGAGCCGCAGCTATTCCAGGGCAAGGCGATTGCCGCGCAGCTGAAGGCGTGGCGCGCCCAGCCACGCTAA
- the czcI gene encoding cation efflux protein, CzcI family, with translation MRRFFLILLLFVLPLQMSWAAASAYCLHEEGKAAQHLGHHSHQHKADADKQPAGDKAEQQKKGQPHSDCNVCHGIGHAWLPAGSSLPVGDMASVNADTSPFFYASHIPDAPKRPDWSSAI, from the coding sequence ATGCGCCGATTCTTCCTCATTTTGCTGCTGTTCGTGCTTCCGCTCCAGATGTCCTGGGCCGCGGCGAGCGCGTATTGCCTGCACGAGGAGGGCAAGGCGGCGCAGCACCTGGGCCACCACAGCCACCAGCACAAGGCCGATGCGGACAAACAACCCGCCGGCGATAAAGCTGAGCAGCAGAAAAAAGGCCAGCCGCACAGCGATTGCAATGTCTGCCATGGCATCGGCCACGCATGGCTGCCGGCCGGCTCCAGCCTGCCCGTCGGCGACATGGCGTCCGTCAACGCGGACACGTCCCCCTTCTTTTACGCTTCCCACATCCCGGACGCTCCCAAGCGCCCTGACTGGTCGTCGGCCATCTAG
- a CDS encoding S-(hydroxymethyl)glutathione dehydrogenase/class III alcohol dehydrogenase — MKTKAAIAWKAGAPLTIEEVDLAGPRAGEVLVELKATGICHTDYYTLSGADPEGIFPAILGHEGAGVVVDVGPGVTTLKKDDHVIPLYTPECRQCKFCLSQKTNLCQAIRSTQGRGLMPDATSRFSLNGQPLFHYMGTSTFSNYIVVPEIALAKIREDAPFDKVCYIGCGVTTGVGAVLFSAKVEAGANVAVFGLGGIGLNVIQAAKMVGADKIIGIDINPARQAIARKFGMTHFINPNEVENVVDAIVQLTDGGADYSFECVGNTNLMRQALECTHKGWGKSFIIGVAAAGQEISTRPFQLVTGREWRGSAFGGARGRTDVPKIVDWYMEGKLNIDDLITHRLPLERINEGFDLMKSGESIRSVVLY, encoded by the coding sequence ATGAAAACCAAAGCCGCGATTGCCTGGAAGGCGGGTGCCCCGCTGACCATCGAAGAAGTCGACCTGGCCGGCCCGCGCGCCGGCGAAGTACTGGTCGAGCTGAAAGCCACGGGCATTTGCCATACCGATTACTACACCTTGTCCGGCGCCGATCCGGAAGGCATCTTCCCTGCCATTCTCGGCCATGAAGGCGCCGGCGTCGTCGTCGACGTGGGCCCGGGCGTGACGACCCTGAAAAAGGACGACCACGTCATTCCCCTGTACACGCCGGAATGCCGCCAGTGCAAATTCTGCCTGTCGCAAAAGACGAATCTGTGCCAGGCCATCCGTTCGACCCAGGGCCGCGGCCTGATGCCGGACGCCACCAGCCGCTTTTCGCTGAATGGCCAGCCGCTGTTCCATTACATGGGCACGTCCACCTTTTCCAATTACATCGTCGTGCCGGAAATCGCTCTCGCAAAAATCCGCGAAGACGCGCCGTTCGACAAGGTCTGCTACATCGGCTGCGGCGTGACGACGGGCGTGGGCGCCGTGCTGTTCTCGGCCAAGGTCGAGGCGGGCGCCAACGTGGCCGTGTTCGGCCTGGGCGGCATCGGCCTGAACGTGATCCAGGCGGCGAAGATGGTCGGCGCCGACAAGATCATCGGCATCGACATCAACCCGGCGCGCCAGGCCATCGCCCGCAAGTTCGGCATGACGCATTTTATCAACCCGAACGAGGTGGAAAACGTCGTCGACGCCATCGTGCAGCTGACGGACGGCGGCGCCGACTACAGTTTCGAATGCGTGGGCAACACCAACTTGATGCGCCAGGCGCTCGAATGCACGCATAAAGGCTGGGGCAAATCGTTCATCATCGGCGTGGCGGCGGCCGGCCAGGAAATTTCCACCCGTCCGTTCCAGCTGGTGACGGGACGCGAATGGCGCGGTTCGGCCTTCGGCGGCGCGCGCGGGCGCACGGACGTGCCGAAGATCGTCGACTGGTATATGGAAGGCAAGCTCAACATTGACGACCTGATCACGCACCGCTTGCCGCTCGAACGCATCAACGAAGGCTTCGACCTGATGAAGAGCGGCGAATCGATCCGTTCCGTCGTGTTGTACTAA
- a CDS encoding DUF3016 domain-containing protein: MQKQTTRALIAGLALLASSAAWAGTEVRFSKPDQYTDVPFNPQDRDEVLKELSRHFEKLGASLPPGQTLKIDVTDVDLAGRENPSLRAGQDIRVMNGRVDWPRMRLHYVLEQDGKVISSGDAALSDMSYLTRLNPYFSNEKLRYEKLMIDDWYADTFGIKVKRHARK; encoded by the coding sequence ATGCAAAAGCAAACGACGCGCGCCCTGATCGCCGGCCTGGCCTTGCTGGCCAGCAGCGCGGCCTGGGCAGGAACTGAAGTGCGGTTCAGCAAACCGGATCAATACACGGACGTTCCGTTCAACCCGCAGGACCGTGACGAGGTATTGAAGGAACTGAGCCGGCATTTCGAGAAACTGGGCGCCTCGCTGCCGCCCGGGCAAACCTTGAAAATCGACGTCACGGACGTGGACCTGGCGGGACGTGAAAATCCATCGCTGCGTGCCGGCCAGGATATCCGCGTCATGAACGGCCGGGTCGACTGGCCGCGCATGCGCCTGCACTATGTGCTGGAACAGGATGGCAAGGTCATCAGCAGCGGCGATGCTGCCCTGTCCGACATGTCGTACCTGACCCGTCTCAATCCTTACTTCAGCAATGAAAAGTTGCGCTATGAAAAGTTGATGATCGATGACTGGTATGCCGATACCTTTGGCATCAAGGTAAAGCGCCACGCGCGCAAGTAA
- a CDS encoding thioesterase family protein, with the protein MARLKLEFPEDQYCYSSQLTVRTTDINAGNHLGNDSMISMISEARARFLFEYGVRDIEADGTGIIVTDLATTYRAEAHARDQLLFEVGVMDFNKYGGDITFRITRPRDNTLIAMAKSGFVFFNYKRSQVVPMAEEFASKFPLVNWID; encoded by the coding sequence ATGGCCCGTTTGAAACTTGAATTCCCTGAAGACCAGTACTGCTATTCCTCGCAACTGACGGTACGCACGACGGACATCAACGCTGGCAACCATCTCGGCAACGATTCCATGATTTCCATGATTTCCGAGGCGCGCGCCCGCTTCCTGTTCGAATATGGCGTGCGCGACATCGAAGCGGACGGCACCGGCATCATCGTCACCGACCTGGCCACCACCTACCGCGCCGAAGCCCATGCGCGCGACCAGCTGCTGTTCGAAGTGGGCGTCATGGATTTCAACAAGTATGGCGGCGACATCACCTTCCGCATCACGCGTCCGCGCGACAACACCCTGATCGCGATGGCCAAGTCCGGCTTTGTCTTCTTCAACTACAAGCGCAGCCAGGTCGTGCCCATGGCGGAAGAGTTCGCAAGCAAGTTTCCACTGGTGAACTGGATCGATTGA
- a CDS encoding DUF3369 domain-containing protein: MSFLSSASPKLPPWKVLLVDDEPDIHDITELTLSRFRLEGRALSFVHAYSGAEAKQVLAREEGIALVFLDVVMEREDSGLEVARWMREDLGNQFTRIVLRTGQPGQAPEERVIVNYDINDYKEKTELDRTKLFTTTFAALRAYRDIMKVEEARQAQLHYREGLERVIAASAHIFKQRNLRDFASGLLQQVVALLRLETSMLLRLRGASAITGEQDYEILAQIGDHEADGGILSPSLLSQLDDAKSNKISRLHGDTYVGYFPNSSGKASLLVLKGVEEISDLDAQLLEVFCSGVAIAFDNILLTQEITDTQAELILRLGDVVESRSHEGGNHVRRMAEVCQLLAQASGMSEEETMVLRHAAPMHDIGKISTPDAVLLKPGKLDAAEWEIMKQHPTVGMSILDGSQRPLLKAAAVIAHQHHEKFDGSGYPQGLVGDNIHKYARIAAVADVFDALMHKRCYKDAWPLERVVGYLREVSGSHLDPQYVELLIANLDEALALNQRFPD, translated from the coding sequence ATGTCATTTTTGTCATCTGCATCGCCCAAGTTACCTCCCTGGAAAGTCCTGCTCGTCGATGATGAACCCGACATCCACGACATCACCGAACTCACGCTGAGCCGTTTCCGTCTCGAGGGCCGCGCCCTGAGCTTCGTGCACGCGTACAGCGGCGCCGAGGCCAAGCAGGTGCTGGCGCGCGAAGAAGGCATCGCGCTCGTCTTCCTCGACGTGGTGATGGAACGCGAAGACAGCGGCCTGGAGGTGGCGCGCTGGATGCGCGAAGACCTGGGCAACCAGTTTACGCGCATCGTGCTGCGCACGGGGCAGCCGGGACAGGCGCCGGAAGAACGGGTGATCGTCAACTACGACATCAACGACTACAAGGAAAAAACCGAGCTCGACCGCACCAAGCTGTTTACCACCACCTTTGCCGCCCTGCGCGCCTACCGCGACATCATGAAGGTGGAAGAGGCGCGCCAGGCCCAGCTGCACTACCGCGAAGGCCTCGAGCGCGTCATCGCCGCCTCGGCGCACATTTTCAAGCAGCGCAACCTGCGCGACTTCGCCAGCGGCCTGCTGCAGCAAGTCGTCGCCCTGCTGCGCCTGGAAACGAGCATGCTGCTGCGCCTGCGCGGCGCCAGCGCCATCACGGGCGAGCAGGACTATGAAATCCTCGCGCAGATCGGCGACCATGAAGCCGATGGCGGCATCCTCAGCCCGTCCCTGCTGTCGCAGCTGGACGACGCCAAGAGCAATAAAATTTCGCGCCTGCATGGCGACACCTATGTCGGCTATTTCCCCAACAGCAGCGGCAAGGCCTCCCTGCTGGTGCTCAAGGGCGTGGAAGAAATTTCCGACCTCGACGCGCAGCTGCTGGAAGTATTTTGTTCCGGCGTGGCGATCGCCTTCGACAACATCCTGCTGACGCAGGAAATCACCGATACCCAGGCCGAGCTGATCCTGCGCCTCGGCGACGTGGTCGAATCGCGCTCGCACGAAGGCGGCAACCACGTGCGCCGCATGGCCGAAGTGTGCCAGCTGCTGGCGCAGGCCTCCGGCATGTCGGAAGAAGAAACCATGGTGCTGCGCCACGCGGCGCCCATGCACGACATCGGCAAGATTTCCACGCCCGATGCCGTGCTGCTGAAACCTGGCAAGCTCGACGCGGCCGAGTGGGAAATCATGAAGCAGCATCCGACGGTGGGCATGTCCATCCTCGACGGTTCGCAGCGCCCGCTCTTGAAAGCGGCCGCCGTGATCGCCCACCAGCACCATGAAAAATTCGACGGCAGCGGCTACCCGCAAGGGCTGGTGGGCGACAACATCCACAAATACGCGCGCATCGCCGCCGTCGCCGACGTCTTCGACGCCCTCATGCACAAGCGCTGCTACAAGGATGCCTGGCCCCTCGAGCGCGTGGTGGGCTACCTGCGTGAAGTGAGCGGCAGCCATTTGGACCCGCAGTATGTGGAGTTGCTGATTGCGAACCTGGACGAGGCCCTGGCGCTGAATCAACGTTTCCCCGATTAA
- a CDS encoding substrate-binding periplasmic protein, which yields MQSAITARLCLTLALLGMLPPALAAPQTVILYGDDDYAPYSYVENGAFKGMYIDILRQAASRMPGYRLELQPRPWKRGLDALEKGKVFGLFPPGRKTERPYVQPYSAMLHRESVVLFCHDAVMRTPRTHFPADFAGLTIGVNTGFLLSEKLMAPARQGLLRLDAAKGNEANLKKLALRRIDCYASDRGAARHTARRLQGELASYGFHLREVLELSSEATYIAYSARNTPSYKTDFIEKMNAALLAMRQNGQLAHIEDAYLR from the coding sequence ATGCAATCAGCAATCACGGCAAGACTGTGCCTGACCCTGGCCCTGCTGGGCATGTTGCCGCCCGCCCTGGCCGCGCCGCAAACCGTGATCCTGTACGGCGACGATGACTATGCGCCGTACAGCTATGTGGAAAACGGCGCTTTCAAGGGCATGTACATCGATATCCTGCGCCAGGCGGCCAGCCGGATGCCCGGGTACCGGCTGGAACTGCAGCCGCGCCCCTGGAAACGGGGGCTCGATGCGCTGGAAAAAGGCAAGGTTTTCGGCTTGTTCCCGCCCGGACGCAAGACGGAACGGCCATACGTGCAGCCGTACTCGGCCATGCTGCACCGCGAATCGGTGGTGCTGTTTTGCCATGACGCCGTCATGCGCACGCCGCGCACGCACTTCCCGGCCGACTTTGCGGGCCTGACCATCGGCGTCAACACAGGATTTTTACTGTCGGAAAAATTGATGGCGCCCGCCCGCCAGGGGCTGCTGCGCCTGGATGCGGCCAAGGGCAATGAGGCGAATCTGAAGAAACTGGCCCTGCGGCGCATCGATTGCTACGCCAGCGACCGCGGCGCGGCACGCCATACGGCGCGCCGGCTGCAAGGCGAACTGGCCAGCTACGGTTTTCACTTGCGCGAAGTGCTGGAACTGTCGTCCGAAGCCACCTACATCGCCTACAGCGCGCGCAACACGCCTTCCTACAAGACCGATTTCATCGAGAAAATGAATGCCGCCCTGCTTGCCATGCGGCAGAACGGCCAGCTGGCGCACATCGAAGACGCTTATTTGCGTTGA
- a CDS encoding PQQ-dependent sugar dehydrogenase codes for MRPFLHRSARPWLALLLACCLALLAACGGGHHHPVPGATTGDLTVTIGGLPAGVAGAVTVTGPASYSKTLTATTTLTSLAPGAYTINATSVAQGTGSLAPTPVTQQVQVNAGTTASASVLYAAAAPLALRLQEVASGLSSPLFLTAPPGDSRLFIVERPGRIRVVQNGNLLATPFLDISTLTTTSGERGLLSMAFHPQYASNGYFFIYYTNLAGDIVIERRQVSAGNANVADPLSALTILTIAHPTFSNHYGGLLSFGPEGYLYAGTGDGGGGGDPPRNAQNTNVLLGKLLRLDVNASTVAQPYAIPPGNPFAGTADGRGEIWAYGLRNPWRYAFDVPAQLLYIADVGQANWEEVDVRPVGQAGNNYGWNIMEGAHCYNSASCNQAGLVLPVIEYDTGSAGNCSITGGYVYRGMALPELAGQYLYSDYCGGWLKSFSYSNGAASAVTDWGITNVGNILSFGQDAQNELYMLSGTGKVYRIVRK; via the coding sequence ATGCGCCCTTTCCTTCACCGCTCTGCCCGCCCCTGGCTGGCCCTGCTGCTGGCATGCTGCCTGGCCCTGCTGGCCGCCTGTGGCGGCGGCCATCACCACCCTGTGCCCGGCGCGACCACGGGCGATCTGACCGTCACCATCGGCGGCTTGCCGGCCGGCGTGGCGGGCGCCGTCACGGTCACGGGGCCTGCGTCGTACAGCAAGACATTGACGGCCACCACCACGCTCACCAGCCTGGCGCCCGGCGCCTACACCATCAATGCCACCAGCGTGGCGCAAGGCACGGGAAGCCTGGCGCCCACGCCCGTCACGCAACAGGTGCAAGTCAATGCGGGCACCACGGCCAGCGCCAGCGTCCTGTATGCGGCGGCCGCGCCGCTGGCCCTGCGCCTGCAGGAAGTGGCCAGCGGCTTGAGCTCCCCCCTCTTCCTCACGGCGCCGCCCGGCGACAGCCGCCTTTTCATCGTGGAGCGTCCCGGCCGCATCCGCGTGGTGCAGAACGGCAACCTGCTGGCCACGCCCTTCCTCGACATCAGCACGCTCACCACCACCAGCGGCGAACGGGGCTTGCTGTCGATGGCCTTCCATCCGCAGTACGCCAGCAATGGCTATTTTTTCATCTACTACACCAACCTGGCCGGCGATATCGTCATCGAGCGCAGGCAAGTGTCGGCCGGCAACGCCAACGTGGCCGATCCCCTGTCCGCGCTGACCATCCTCACGATTGCCCACCCCACGTTCAGCAACCACTATGGCGGCTTGCTCAGTTTTGGGCCGGAAGGCTATCTGTATGCGGGCACAGGCGACGGCGGCGGTGGCGGCGACCCGCCCCGCAATGCGCAAAACACGAATGTGCTGCTGGGCAAGCTGCTGCGCCTGGATGTCAACGCCAGCACGGTAGCCCAGCCTTACGCCATTCCGCCCGGCAACCCATTTGCCGGCACGGCGGACGGGCGCGGGGAAATCTGGGCCTACGGCTTGCGCAATCCGTGGCGCTACGCCTTCGACGTACCGGCCCAGCTGCTGTACATCGCCGACGTGGGCCAGGCCAACTGGGAGGAAGTCGATGTGCGTCCCGTGGGCCAGGCGGGCAACAACTATGGCTGGAACATCATGGAAGGCGCGCACTGTTACAACAGCGCCAGTTGCAATCAGGCGGGTCTGGTATTGCCCGTTATCGAATACGACACCGGCAGTGCGGGCAACTGCTCCATCACGGGCGGCTATGTGTACCGGGGCATGGCCTTGCCGGAACTGGCGGGACAATACCTGTATTCCGACTACTGCGGCGGCTGGCTGAAAAGTTTCAGCTACAGCAATGGCGCCGCCTCCGCTGTGACAGACTGGGGCATCACGAACGTGGGCAACATCCTGTCGTTTGGCCAGGATGCGCAAAACGAGCTGTACATGCTGAGCGGCACGGGCAAGGTGTACCGGATTGTCCGTAAATAA